A genomic segment from Bacillus cereus G9842 encodes:
- a CDS encoding VOC family protein — translation MKIEHVAIWVNDLEGMCDFYKQYFGGEENSLYHNPKKQFESYFITFEGGARLELMRQVGIDDKIKTQTVGYAHIAFSVGNKEKVNELTHTLREAGYPVLNGPRTTGDGYYESVVSDPEGNQIEITI, via the coding sequence ATGAAAATTGAACATGTAGCAATTTGGGTGAATGATTTAGAAGGAATGTGTGATTTCTATAAACAGTACTTCGGTGGTGAAGAAAATAGCTTATATCACAATCCGAAAAAGCAGTTTGAATCTTATTTCATAACTTTTGAAGGTGGTGCGCGTCTAGAACTTATGAGACAAGTAGGGATAGACGATAAAATAAAAACACAAACAGTAGGGTATGCGCATATTGCTTTTTCTGTAGGTAATAAAGAAAAGGTGAACGAATTAACTCATACATTAAGAGAAGCAGGGTACCCTGTGTTAAACGGCCCACGAACTACAGGGGATGGTTACTATGAAAGTGTAGTAAGTGATCCTGAAGGGAATCAGATTGAGATAACAATCTAA
- a CDS encoding ROK family transcriptional regulator translates to MSEQFVTQKSIKETILRGIRTALLEQGSATKVELSNTLEISFPTISKFIENMKQDGEVTLVGLDDSSGGRRAKRYAYNPEYMLGLAIFLEKNETNYTIFNCLGEVKEQGSTSSALIDAGLSVLTEHIESLIAMFPKISSISIGVPGAVDNGRIFYIPGYEKFQNFNLKSHFEELFSIPVVIENDMNAAVLGYHKNTRNNDNSSLVYLYSGQNGPGAGIMVNGDVVRGSTFFSGEISFVPQYDNKNFLQALRSGDSHNSEEYNIDAITRLIATCIAIINPHTFIFCDDEVNQFVIDQIVKSCPQYIPAEHIPKITVSNWKEDYLYGLKSLGLDLMITRTNKEN, encoded by the coding sequence TTGAGTGAACAATTTGTTACTCAAAAATCAATTAAAGAGACGATCCTTCGCGGCATTCGTACGGCTCTTCTAGAGCAAGGAAGTGCGACGAAAGTTGAACTTAGTAATACATTAGAAATTAGTTTTCCAACGATAAGTAAATTTATAGAAAATATGAAACAAGATGGTGAAGTCACTTTAGTCGGTTTAGATGATTCAAGTGGCGGAAGAAGAGCGAAACGATATGCGTATAATCCAGAATATATGTTAGGATTAGCGATATTTTTAGAAAAAAATGAGACGAATTATACAATTTTTAACTGTTTAGGGGAAGTAAAAGAACAAGGGAGTACTTCAAGTGCATTAATTGATGCGGGACTAAGCGTATTAACAGAACATATAGAAAGTCTTATAGCTATGTTTCCAAAAATAAGTTCTATATCAATTGGTGTCCCTGGTGCGGTCGATAATGGGCGTATTTTCTATATTCCTGGATATGAAAAGTTTCAAAATTTTAATTTGAAAAGTCACTTTGAGGAACTGTTTTCTATACCAGTAGTAATAGAAAACGATATGAATGCTGCAGTGCTCGGGTATCATAAAAACACGAGGAATAATGACAATTCCTCTCTTGTATATTTGTATTCAGGTCAAAATGGCCCAGGTGCGGGGATTATGGTAAATGGAGATGTCGTACGCGGAAGTACATTTTTCTCAGGAGAGATATCTTTCGTTCCGCAGTATGATAATAAAAATTTCTTACAAGCTTTGAGAAGTGGGGATTCGCATAATTCAGAGGAATATAATATAGATGCTATTACTCGTTTAATAGCTACATGTATAGCTATTATTAACCCTCATACGTTTATCTTCTGTGATGATGAAGTGAATCAATTTGTAATAGATCAAATTGTAAAAAGTTGTCCGCAGTACATTCCGGCAGAACATATTCCGAAAATAACAGTGAGCAACTGGAAAGAAGATTATTTATATGGGTTAAAAAGCCTTGGACTTGATCTTATGATTACGAGAACAAATAAAGAAAATTAA
- a CDS encoding MFS transporter has protein sequence MEKYSANNHTKTLLASRNALFLLFALPGVAFATWISRTAATRDMLAVSNAEMGWILFGLSVGSIIGLLSASRFIDCKGARDVIIGSMFFMIVGLICLGINIYFVSSMGAFSSLLVFGVGYGLAEVALNVEGSSIEQKLGTTLLPKFHGFFSVGTLVGALSGSVAASLHIPILYQFLVISVMFLLLVCMVYRFLPHGTGKKEKSRNKRREKRTSLRMEKKVLLIGLFVLGMAFAEGSANDWLPIVMVDGHEQSIVAGSIMYAIFVLAMTLTRMCSSYFLDRFGRVAVVRATIMMAILGISIVIFGSNSYFLAFGVVLWGIGAALGFPIGLSAAGDDRENATSNVAAVSIIGYTAFLVGPPFLGILGEAFGIRNALLAVLLFVLLSGIVSSITRENTPS, from the coding sequence ATGGAGAAATATAGTGCGAACAATCATACAAAGACATTACTTGCCTCTCGAAACGCTCTTTTTCTCTTATTTGCTTTGCCAGGTGTCGCGTTTGCTACATGGATTTCAAGAACAGCAGCTACTCGAGATATGTTAGCAGTGTCAAATGCAGAAATGGGCTGGATTTTGTTCGGACTATCTGTTGGTTCAATAATTGGTTTACTGAGTGCAAGCCGCTTCATTGACTGTAAGGGAGCTAGAGACGTTATTATAGGCAGCATGTTTTTTATGATTGTTGGATTGATTTGTTTAGGTATAAATATTTATTTTGTTTCTAGTATGGGGGCTTTTAGTAGCTTACTAGTATTTGGAGTAGGCTACGGATTGGCGGAAGTCGCATTGAATGTAGAAGGTTCTTCCATTGAGCAGAAATTAGGAACAACTCTTCTTCCGAAATTTCATGGCTTTTTTAGTGTAGGAACTTTAGTAGGCGCGCTCAGTGGTTCTGTCGCAGCGTCGCTTCACATCCCGATTCTGTATCAGTTTCTTGTGATTTCGGTCATGTTTCTATTACTTGTATGTATGGTGTATCGTTTTCTTCCGCATGGAACAGGAAAGAAGGAGAAATCGCGGAACAAAAGGAGAGAGAAGCGTACTTCCTTACGTATGGAAAAAAAGGTGCTTTTAATTGGTCTTTTTGTGCTTGGAATGGCATTTGCAGAAGGTAGTGCAAATGATTGGCTACCTATCGTGATGGTAGATGGACATGAGCAAAGTATAGTGGCAGGTTCTATTATGTACGCAATTTTTGTATTAGCAATGACGTTAACTCGTATGTGTAGCAGCTATTTCCTTGATCGATTCGGTCGTGTCGCTGTCGTACGTGCCACTATTATGATGGCGATTCTAGGAATTTCAATCGTAATATTTGGGAGTAATTCGTATTTTCTAGCATTTGGCGTAGTACTGTGGGGGATTGGTGCAGCGCTAGGGTTCCCAATTGGTCTGTCAGCTGCTGGAGATGACCGTGAAAATGCGACTTCTAATGTTGCTGCAGTTTCTATCATTGGTTATACAGCCTTTTTAGTCGGACCACCATTTTTAGGGATACTTGGGGAAGCATTCGGAATACGTAATGCCTTGCTAGCTGTTTTATTATTTGTTCTTTTGTCTGGAATTGTATCGTCTATTACAAGAGAGAATACACCGAGCTAA
- a CDS encoding maltose acetyltransferase domain-containing protein, with the protein MKTEKEKMVAGEMYMPDDEELVADRTEAKRLTRLYNEAMEIGDEKRFTLLNQLLGSSADGKAQINPDFRCDYGYNIHVGKSFFANFNCVILDVCEVRIGDNCMFAPGVHIYTATHPLHPVERNSGKEYGKPVKIGNNVWVGGGAIINPGISIGDNAVIASGAVVTKDVPHNVVVGGNPAKVIKTIDL; encoded by the coding sequence ATGAAAACGGAGAAAGAAAAGATGGTGGCAGGAGAAATGTATATGCCAGATGATGAAGAGTTAGTAGCTGATAGAACTGAAGCAAAACGTTTAACACGCCTTTATAATGAGGCGATGGAGATAGGAGATGAAAAACGTTTTACGTTATTAAATCAGCTTTTAGGTTCTTCAGCTGACGGGAAAGCCCAAATCAATCCTGATTTTCGTTGTGATTATGGCTACAACATCCATGTTGGAAAGAGCTTTTTCGCAAATTTCAATTGTGTGATTTTGGACGTTTGTGAAGTACGAATCGGTGATAATTGTATGTTTGCACCTGGAGTTCACATTTATACTGCTACGCATCCGCTACATCCGGTAGAGCGGAATTCCGGTAAAGAATATGGAAAGCCTGTAAAGATTGGTAACAACGTTTGGGTTGGCGGGGGAGCTATAATTAACCCTGGTATTTCAATTGGAGACAACGCTGTAATTGCCTCAGGGGCAGTTGTGACAAAAGATGTACCTCATAATGTAGTTGTTGGTGGTAATCCAGCTAAAGTTATTAAAACGATAGACTTATAG
- a CDS encoding tryptophan--tRNA ligase, which translates to MSEKIMLTGIKPTGYPHLGNYIGAIKPALQMSKNNEGKALYFIADYHALNAVHDSEKFSSYTKEVAATWLSLGLGEDVIFYRQTEVPEILELAWILACLTPKGLMNRAHAYKAKVEQNKEAGLEIDAGVNMGLYTYPILMAADILLFQATHVPVGKDQIQHIEIARDIATYFNHTFGTTFTLPEYVIQEEGAILLGLDGRKMSKSYGNVIPLFAEKEKLRKLIFKIKTDSSLPNEPKELETLFIIYKEFATEAEIQSIREKYETGIGWGDVKKELFRVVDRELAGPREKYARYMNEPNLLYEALEKGAERAREIAKVNLAEIKKRIGFERGR; encoded by the coding sequence GTGAGTGAAAAAATAATGTTAACAGGAATTAAGCCGACAGGTTATCCGCATTTAGGAAATTATATTGGCGCGATTAAACCTGCATTACAAATGTCAAAGAATAATGAAGGAAAAGCATTGTACTTTATAGCTGATTATCATGCGTTAAATGCTGTGCATGATTCAGAAAAGTTCAGCAGTTATACGAAAGAGGTAGCAGCTACTTGGTTATCGCTTGGACTTGGGGAAGATGTTATTTTTTATCGACAAACAGAAGTGCCGGAGATTCTAGAATTAGCTTGGATATTAGCTTGCTTAACTCCGAAAGGACTTATGAACCGTGCTCATGCGTATAAAGCGAAGGTGGAGCAAAATAAAGAAGCGGGTTTAGAGATAGATGCAGGAGTGAATATGGGATTATATACGTATCCGATCTTAATGGCGGCGGATATATTACTATTTCAAGCTACTCATGTACCAGTTGGGAAAGATCAAATTCAGCATATTGAAATTGCACGTGATATTGCGACGTATTTTAATCATACATTCGGCACGACATTTACACTTCCGGAGTATGTCATACAAGAAGAAGGAGCAATATTACTAGGACTTGATGGAAGAAAGATGAGTAAAAGTTACGGGAATGTAATCCCATTATTTGCAGAGAAAGAAAAACTACGAAAGTTAATATTTAAAATCAAAACAGATTCTTCACTTCCGAATGAACCGAAAGAACTAGAAACGTTATTTATAATTTATAAAGAATTTGCGACAGAGGCTGAAATACAGTCGATCCGTGAAAAATATGAGACTGGAATCGGATGGGGTGATGTGAAAAAAGAGTTGTTTCGCGTTGTAGATCGTGAGTTAGCTGGACCTCGTGAGAAATACGCTAGGTATATGAATGAGCCAAATTTATTATACGAAGCGTTAGAAAAAGGTGCTGAGCGGGCAAGAGAAATCGCGAAGGTAAATTTAGCTGAAATTAAAAAACGGATTGGATTTGAGAGGGGGCGCTGA
- a CDS encoding 1-deoxy-D-xylulose-5-phosphate reductoisomerase — MVKYISILGSTGSIGTSALDVISAHPEHFKIVGLTANYNIDLLEQQIKTFQPRIVSVATKDLADTLRTRISANTKITHGTDGLIAVATHPDSNLVLSSVVGVSGLLPTIEALKAKKDIAIANKETLVAAGHIVTELAKQNGCRLIPVDSEHSAIFQCLNGENNKEIEKLIVTASGGAFRDKTREEMQTLQAKDALKHPNWLMGAKLTIDSATLMNKGFEVMEARWLFDIPYEKIDVMIHKESIIHSLVEFIDGSVMAQLGAPDMRMPIQYAFHYPTRLPSSYKKLNLLEISSLHFEKPDLEKFPCLQYAYECGKIGGTTPAVLNAANEIANARFLKNEIVFFDIEKTIYKTVEAHHNVKDLSLDAILEADQWARQYANELLIKKS; from the coding sequence ATGGTAAAATATATATCCATTTTAGGTTCCACAGGATCCATCGGCACATCTGCATTAGATGTTATTTCAGCTCATCCTGAACATTTCAAAATCGTCGGTTTAACCGCAAATTATAACATTGATCTTCTTGAGCAACAAATCAAAACGTTTCAACCTCGTATTGTAAGCGTTGCGACAAAAGACTTAGCAGACACGCTTCGTACGCGTATTTCAGCAAATACAAAAATCACACACGGGACTGATGGCTTAATTGCAGTAGCTACTCACCCTGATTCAAATCTTGTATTAAGTTCTGTTGTCGGTGTTTCAGGATTACTCCCAACAATTGAAGCATTAAAAGCGAAGAAAGATATCGCTATTGCTAATAAAGAAACTTTAGTTGCAGCTGGACATATCGTAACTGAACTAGCGAAACAAAACGGATGTCGCTTAATTCCAGTAGATAGTGAGCATTCAGCTATTTTCCAATGTTTAAACGGAGAAAATAATAAAGAGATTGAGAAGTTAATTGTAACAGCTTCCGGTGGTGCTTTTCGTGATAAAACACGTGAAGAAATGCAAACGTTACAAGCTAAGGACGCTTTAAAACATCCAAACTGGTTAATGGGCGCAAAACTAACGATTGATTCTGCCACATTAATGAATAAAGGATTCGAAGTAATGGAAGCGAGATGGCTATTTGATATTCCGTATGAAAAAATTGATGTAATGATTCATAAAGAAAGCATCATTCATTCTTTAGTAGAATTTATTGATGGATCAGTTATGGCACAGCTCGGTGCTCCTGATATGAGAATGCCTATTCAATATGCGTTTCACTATCCTACTCGGCTACCTTCTTCCTATAAAAAATTAAATTTATTAGAAATCAGTAGTTTACATTTTGAAAAACCAGATTTAGAGAAGTTCCCTTGTCTACAATACGCATATGAATGTGGCAAAATCGGTGGTACTACTCCCGCTGTATTAAATGCAGCAAATGAAATTGCGAATGCACGATTCTTAAAAAATGAAATTGTCTTTTTCGATATTGAAAAAACAATTTACAAAACAGTTGAAGCTCATCATAACGTAAAAGACCTTTCACTAGATGCTATATTGGAAGCGGATCAATGGGCGCGCCAATATGCAAATGAATTGTTAATAAAAAAGAGCTAA
- a CDS encoding AI-2E family transporter, protein MEKINIRKRDKLRKFFREQNYLAVLLGFALLFINILLLTKISFVFTPFIVFLKTIFFPVLLAGVLFYILHPFVSLLEKKGVSRIVSIASIYLIVIGLFVFLVVTVIPIIKDQIDALIDNLPYFGHEIEQAARRFGESNLLGKIQENLNINVANMVKDYTVDFTKSLSSVTGNVTGFLSTVTEVVLTFVMVPFILFYLLKDGEQLPNHFLKFISEQRQPAAMRILDDMHYAISSYIRGQIIVSLFIGIMLLIGYLIIGIKYAVLLAILAMIVNIVPYVGPIIAITPALIIAFIDSPAMVLKVIIVMMVVQLAEGKFISPQVMGKKLDIHPITIIFIILTAGNLFGIMGIILAIPGYAILKVLVTHGYRFVKLNT, encoded by the coding sequence TTGGAGAAAATAAATATAAGAAAAAGAGATAAGTTAAGAAAGTTTTTTAGAGAACAAAATTATTTGGCGGTATTGCTTGGATTTGCGTTATTGTTTATTAATATTTTATTACTAACAAAAATATCATTTGTTTTTACACCGTTTATCGTATTTTTAAAAACAATTTTCTTCCCAGTACTATTGGCAGGCGTGCTATTCTATATTTTGCATCCATTCGTTTCACTTTTAGAAAAGAAAGGTGTTTCAAGAATCGTATCGATAGCCTCAATATACTTAATAGTAATCGGATTATTTGTGTTTTTAGTTGTAACTGTTATCCCTATTATTAAAGATCAAATTGATGCATTAATTGATAACTTACCGTACTTTGGTCATGAGATTGAACAAGCAGCGCGTAGATTCGGGGAAAGTAATTTACTTGGTAAAATTCAGGAGAATTTAAATATTAATGTTGCGAATATGGTAAAAGACTATACAGTTGATTTTACAAAGTCATTATCATCAGTAACTGGGAATGTAACTGGATTCTTGAGTACTGTTACAGAGGTTGTTTTAACATTTGTAATGGTTCCATTTATATTGTTCTATCTTTTAAAAGATGGCGAACAATTGCCGAATCACTTCTTAAAATTCATTTCAGAACAAAGACAACCAGCAGCAATGAGAATACTAGATGATATGCACTATGCGATTAGCTCGTATATTAGAGGGCAAATTATCGTGAGCTTGTTTATCGGTATTATGCTATTAATCGGTTACCTTATTATCGGTATTAAATATGCGGTACTACTTGCGATTTTAGCGATGATTGTAAATATCGTTCCGTACGTAGGACCAATTATTGCTATTACACCAGCGTTAATTATCGCATTTATTGACTCGCCAGCAATGGTGTTAAAAGTAATCATTGTTATGATGGTTGTACAATTAGCAGAAGGTAAATTTATTTCTCCTCAAGTAATGGGGAAAAAGCTAGATATTCACCCAATTACAATCATATTTATCATTTTAACTGCCGGAAACTTATTCGGGATTATGGGCATTATTTTAGCCATTCCAGGATACGCGATATTAAAAGTGTTAGTTACGCACGGTTATAGATTTGTTAAGTTGAATACGTGA
- a CDS encoding GlsB/YeaQ/YmgE family stress response membrane protein — MGWIITLIVGAIIGAIASSITGKNFPGGMFGNIIAGLLGASLGGRLFGSFGPSFGGIHVVPALLGAIVLILIVSFVVKAARK, encoded by the coding sequence ATGGGATGGATTATCACATTAATAGTTGGTGCTATTATAGGTGCAATTGCTAGTTCTATAACGGGTAAAAATTTCCCAGGTGGTATGTTCGGAAATATTATCGCAGGTTTATTAGGTGCTTCGTTAGGTGGTAGATTATTTGGATCCTTTGGGCCATCATTTGGTGGGATTCATGTCGTGCCGGCATTATTAGGTGCAATCGTGTTAATTCTTATTGTATCATTTGTAGTGAAAGCTGCAAGGAAATAG
- a CDS encoding GNAT family N-acetyltransferase translates to MILKLNSTSFEVATSILQVQIPAYKVEGDYLNSTAIPRLYDTVNDIQSCVETFYGYFSENKLVGFISFVQEEKLIDIHRLVVSPDFFQKGIATKLLIYIFNMFPSSMTYIVQTGKANTPAIALYKKHGFLEVTYTELPDGIVLTQLKKQKK, encoded by the coding sequence ATGATTCTTAAGTTAAATTCCACTTCTTTTGAAGTAGCAACATCCATTTTACAAGTTCAAATTCCAGCCTATAAAGTTGAAGGGGACTACTTAAATAGTACTGCCATACCCCGTTTATATGATACTGTAAACGATATTCAAAGTTGCGTTGAAACATTCTATGGATATTTTTCTGAAAATAAACTTGTCGGCTTTATTTCTTTTGTACAAGAAGAAAAACTAATTGATATCCACAGGTTAGTTGTATCGCCTGATTTTTTTCAAAAAGGAATTGCGACGAAACTCCTAATTTATATATTTAACATGTTCCCTTCTTCTATGACATACATTGTACAAACAGGTAAAGCAAATACCCCTGCTATCGCATTATATAAAAAACACGGCTTCCTTGAAGTAACATACACCGAACTACCTGATGGAATAGTACTTACACAACTGAAAAAACAGAAAAAATAA
- a CDS encoding BC_3345 family exosporium-associated protein: MLVKNQDKCSKFQAPIPFPPPGITGPTGPTGPTGALGGPTGPQGIQGVQGPIGPTGPTGIQGVQGVQGENGPTGPTGLTGPQGSQGSQGPMGEQGPQGIQGVQGIQGERGPTGPTGIQGIQGIPGPIGPTGSTGIQGIQGMQGEVGPTGPTGIQGIQGVQGDNGPTGPTGNTGIQGVQGNLGSSGLQGITGIQGIQGLIGPTGPTGSQGIQGEQGPMGPQGETGVQGLQGPQGEMGQVGPTGSQGIQGVQGVIGPTGATGLQGDPGPTGSTGSTGITGPTGSATGPTGATGPTGPPGGPTGPTGPAGSPGGPTGPTGATGATGATGATGATGIQGVQGIQGPTGATGLTGLQGVQGPMGATGPTGDQGIQGPQGIQGVTGPTGPQGLQGLQGSIGPTGPTGPQGVQGAQGPIGPTGPQGVQGIQGEQGVRGATGPTGLQGLQGVQGPSGPTGPQGVQGVQGPSGITGPTGPQGIQGIQGPQGSIGPTGPQGIQGVQGPQGPTGPTGATGPQGIQGIQGPIGPTGPQGIQGIQGVQGPIGPTGPTGPQGLQGITGQAGPTGPTGATGPTGETGPQGPQGIQGSQGEMGPTGATGPTGETGPQGLQGIQGPQGITGPTGATGPTGETGPQGLQGIQGLQGITGSTGATGQTGVTGATGPTGIQGIQGITGATGGTGVTGPTGATGPTGLTGATGSSAISTGGGYFFSTSTSTIAASANIPINSGSTVYGTGVSLTSATTVTVSTPGIYLVSYYFQGDATGGNEVVSVRLLLNGTQVTGSFIQNVTTSTVVLEPSISNTLLVNVASANSTFILQNGPLGVGHVTTIAGTITASLNVVRIL; encoded by the coding sequence ATGCTTGTGAAGAATCAAGATAAGTGTAGTAAGTTTCAAGCACCTATTCCTTTTCCGCCGCCAGGTATTACGGGGCCCACTGGACCAACCGGTCCAACAGGTGCTTTAGGTGGACCAACTGGACCGCAGGGAATACAAGGCGTACAAGGTCCAATCGGTCCAACAGGTCCGACAGGAATACAAGGGGTGCAAGGGGTACAGGGAGAAAATGGTCCAACAGGTCCAACAGGTTTAACTGGACCACAAGGCTCTCAAGGTAGTCAAGGACCTATGGGAGAACAAGGCCCACAGGGAATACAAGGTGTTCAAGGAATTCAAGGCGAAAGAGGTCCGACAGGTCCAACTGGTATTCAGGGGATACAAGGAATTCCTGGTCCAATCGGTCCAACAGGTTCAACAGGAATACAAGGCATACAAGGAATGCAAGGGGAAGTCGGTCCGACAGGTCCAACAGGAATACAAGGTATACAAGGAGTGCAAGGGGACAATGGTCCAACAGGTCCGACTGGAAATACTGGTATACAAGGTGTTCAAGGTAATTTAGGAAGTAGTGGTTTACAAGGTATAACAGGAATACAAGGAATACAGGGTCTAATTGGTCCAACAGGCCCAACAGGTTCTCAAGGAATCCAAGGGGAACAGGGGCCAATGGGGCCACAAGGGGAAACTGGTGTTCAAGGTTTACAAGGTCCCCAGGGAGAAATGGGGCAGGTAGGTCCAACCGGTTCTCAAGGAATCCAAGGAGTGCAAGGTGTAATCGGTCCGACAGGGGCAACTGGTTTACAAGGGGATCCAGGTCCAACTGGATCAACCGGATCAACTGGGATAACCGGTCCGACTGGTTCTGCAACGGGTCCAACAGGAGCAACAGGTCCAACCGGTCCTCCGGGAGGCCCAACCGGTCCAACCGGTCCAGCAGGATCACCAGGGGGTCCAACCGGTCCGACAGGAGCAACAGGGGCAACAGGGGCGACAGGAGCAACAGGAGCAACAGGAATCCAAGGAGTGCAAGGAATACAGGGTCCAACAGGAGCAACCGGTTTAACAGGTTTGCAAGGGGTACAGGGGCCGATGGGGGCAACAGGTCCAACGGGTGACCAAGGCATTCAAGGTCCACAAGGGATACAAGGAGTAACCGGCCCGACAGGTCCGCAAGGTCTACAAGGATTACAAGGCTCAATCGGCCCAACCGGTCCGACAGGTCCCCAAGGAGTGCAAGGGGCACAGGGTCCAATCGGTCCAACCGGCCCACAAGGGGTTCAAGGTATACAAGGTGAGCAAGGAGTAAGGGGAGCGACAGGTCCAACTGGTTTACAAGGTCTACAAGGCGTACAAGGTCCGAGTGGCCCAACTGGCCCACAAGGAGTGCAAGGCGTACAAGGTCCGAGTGGCATAACAGGCCCAACCGGTCCTCAAGGAATACAAGGTATCCAGGGACCGCAAGGAAGTATAGGCCCAACCGGTCCTCAAGGAATACAAGGAGTGCAAGGTCCCCAAGGTCCAACAGGTCCGACAGGGGCAACGGGTCCTCAAGGAATTCAGGGAATCCAAGGTCCGATTGGTCCAACTGGTCCCCAAGGAATTCAGGGGATACAAGGAGTGCAAGGTCCAATCGGCCCAACTGGTCCAACCGGCCCTCAAGGTCTACAAGGAATAACCGGCCAGGCGGGCCCAACCGGTCCAACAGGAGCAACCGGTCCGACTGGAGAAACGGGTCCCCAAGGTCCTCAAGGAATTCAAGGATCACAAGGAGAAATGGGTCCAACGGGAGCAACCGGCCCGACTGGAGAAACGGGTCCCCAAGGTCTTCAAGGAATCCAAGGTCCCCAAGGGATAACGGGTCCAACGGGAGCAACCGGCCCGACTGGAGAAACGGGTCCCCAAGGTCTTCAAGGAATCCAAGGTCTCCAAGGGATAACAGGTTCGACGGGAGCAACCGGCCAGACGGGAGTGACTGGTGCCACTGGCCCGACTGGAATACAAGGCATACAAGGAATAACTGGAGCAACAGGGGGAACGGGAGTAACAGGCCCAACCGGCGCCACTGGTCCAACCGGCTTAACTGGAGCAACAGGATCATCTGCTATATCGACAGGTGGTGGCTATTTCTTTTCTACATCAACAAGCACAATTGCAGCAAGTGCCAATATTCCAATTAACTCGGGATCCACTGTATATGGAACTGGTGTATCTTTAACTAGTGCTACAACTGTCACAGTATCGACGCCAGGAATATATTTAGTAAGCTACTATTTCCAAGGGGACGCGACTGGTGGGAATGAAGTAGTATCTGTAAGATTACTATTAAATGGAACACAAGTAACAGGGAGTTTTATACAAAATGTAACGACATCAACTGTAGTATTGGAACCATCTATTTCAAATACGCTTCTTGTAAATGTAGCTAGTGCAAATTCAACGTTTATATTACAAAATGGCCCGCTCGGTGTTGGGCATGTGACTACAATAGCAGGTACGATTACGGCAAGTTTAAATGTAGTGAGAATATTATAA